From Plutella xylostella chromosome 23, ilPluXylo3.1, whole genome shotgun sequence:
AGCTCGGGGCCTTTTTGGCGCTGCGCTGATGCACCATCTACACAGGCTGGccaatatttaagttatttttatttttaggaatttagtttagtttttatttttatgtaattttttttttttatcttttttggttttattaattttatattcaaattgatgatgttttgttgtatatgtttttgttttgttgtatttttcgGTGTATTTGTGCAGCAccaaataaaatctttttcttttctttctttctttacatTGTAATCGGTAGTAAACATAGAAGTGCAACCCTAAATTTACTCGCAATTTTGCAAGACATAAAGATGTTTCTTTTACAAATTGACATAATTTCATGTTAATTTAATCTACAAAACTTCTTTTCGTTTCAATTTCAGAATACTCTTGGAAAAACGACAGGCACAAGATGCAATGGAGCTGCTGAAACTGTACCATCAGAGTGTTGCCAACGGCACAGAGGAAGTTACTCCTTCCAAACAGGAGAGAGTGTAGAGCCAAGCCCCGGTTTCATGAAGGTATTATCATAAGTGTAATCTGCTAACcctgtaagtatttattttgagGGCTGGTAAGTTATCTCAAAAGTTTACAAACAGGCATCTCTATAAAACACCAGTTAATGTGGCcttgttttgatattttttacatagtgaagataatttttaatgtaaaagaTACCTAGTCATAACACTTCAACTTccattaattatgtaattatttgaaacattattacatttataatcAAAGCTGATTCTGAATGCTTGAATCTTAAAACTTGGATCCTTGTCTGGAAAATCTTTCCTATGCTAAATTTTATAGAATTTTGATAACAGTAAATCTTATTCAGAGTCTTACTTTGTTTGTGTAAACCAAATGTctttaattgttttaaatgaaGTACCTTATACAATTTTCTGCTTCCGAATCagcaataattatattttcatacttaagtactataaTGATTCATTTCTCACATTCACATGATGGTCATTCTAGGTGCTTGTTTGAACCATTTCTTGAAAGTATGTGGATATTGTTGCAAGCAAACAATTAATATACTGTAAACCTGTTTGGGAATCCTTCTGTTTGGAATTCCTACATTCAACAGTTTTGGCATTGTTTCTTAAGCAACAATATAACTTAGGTATAGTATCTTTGTAAGACGCTAATCTTATGAATATGAGCTggtattaaataaacaatggATATACCCATTTTTCACGAATATTAATGTAAAACTATGGATATGgatgttataatttattttataattaaaatgcataagtaATGTAAATCCCATAATTGCATAGTTAAGTACAAACCCACCCTTTATATGGGTTAATGTAGTAGGTTCACATACATATGTGTTTacattagttaggataatatgtataatcaACATGTATGATTGGTGAAGATTCGACAATAGTATGCTAGTGTGTAATCATACCCTATACTTATTTGGAACCActtctttatttgtaaactTTTGAGAGataaataacacaaggttGATAATCGGCATCAATTTACAAGACTGATAGTtggtaattatttttgttttatatttttatccctAGAGTAAGAGCTATTCATTTAGTCCCAGATTTGCTCAAATCttatgaatattttgtatgtttcacACATTCACTTTCAAAATTATTCCATAAGTTAAGagaaaatatgtttaatgtaAAAGGCTGTGCCGCTATCCCAATACCATTAAAATATTGCAAGTTTTTTTAGATCTGTAAAGGCAAATTATTGGCTTGtgaaactttaaaattattttttatgttttcctgttattaagataaaaatttagttttgttGTGATTAGTATTTTGTAGATCTCATTGACAGTCATTAactattacataaaaaatatattggttAGGTCActattgatttttatttaagaaaaagcACTGTAACCACCTCTTTGGCCCCATGGTGGTGTATCTAACTTGTATTCGTTCTAACATTGATGTATCAAGAGAAAACTTGTGTAAACCTAGGCAATTTCTGTTTTTAATTGCCAGTGCTAGAATTATTTCATAAAGTAAGAATGTTGATTCACCCTAGCATTGAAGTTGCGAatgtataagtaaaataaagcaCTACCTTATTATTGTGGAAATATGCCCACTGTGTAAtcttttatttgttaaaacattgtGCGGAATTGGTTGTCATGTATTTCCTAATAGTGGAATTGAAAAGTAGATTGTATCATAACcatgttattttaattcagtgcaccaataaattttactagaatacactgtttttttttcttgataGGGATAAGTAATGGAATTTAATTAATGGGTAGATGGCAGATACTGCTACACCTTTATAAACAAAAGACAAATAAAGCAACAGTCTTACTACTTCTATGGGTCTTACTGAAAATATTGTTTAGATCTGAAGATATTGAAAATTTGTGTGGtctatttattgaataaagaCTAAAGAAATAAAGATCCACCCATAGTTAAGGAATGAtatacagtaaaactataaagtcctgaaacaTCTACTGCATGCATAAATTGAGGATGCTTTTGAGTAAATATTGGATTCAGTAAAACACAtgatttatgataaataaagtagattttattacataaacaGATAGTTATATGGACCGATCAGTGAAACATAGCttagtaggtagatatttCAGTTCAAATTAAACTTACAGAAAACATTCACGTGAATACATGAGCAGTACATAGAATATTAGGCTTCATTCTCAAACTTAAAACATCCAGTGAAAAAGAACAATGAAAATGCCATCAACAACAATGCACAATAGGTAATTTCCGGTTACTTTCACAAGGTGAGACCACAATTAAGAACATAGACAAGATAGATTACAGGACAGTGCAGGAACTCTTTTCGCGGAAGGGATTAACTTTTTGGCTGGAAAAGCCGACGAGTAGGCAGTCCTCCTGCTCGTGGTCCGTGATGAACTTGACGATGTCGGCGACGGCGGAGGACACGGGGATCCGCTTGATGGCCGCCTCCCGCCGCAGCTGCTCCGTCACAGCCCGCTGCTGTTGTAATGTTGATACCATCATATCCATGACGGCAGTGTCTGAAAGGCCTATGATGGAAGCAAAATAAACAATCTATCCAACACAAAACAGGGCGTAGCCGTCTTGCGCCCTTCGGTTGCCTGAAAAGGAAAATGGTGTTAGATACAGTTCTCGGTTGGAAAGGATATGTTATGCAAATGGAATTTAACGTGCTTGGTTGTTATTTGTATACCTTTGATCTTAAGGAGGCAAATTGCAAATGAAATAGaaacagtttttaattaattgcgATTTTCACAGCAACGAATTTGACGTTCATTTGACATTAATTTGACgtttatgcaaaaaaaaaaacaatgaatgtTGCCTGaaagaaatattaatttcatcACAGATTATATTTGtcacatttataaataaaccaccCCGCGAGCTTTGAataacgcggactcgggtgtatgAATGGTCGCGAGGCTCCAGTAGTGCGTTGCGCTAAGATACGTTGTCGCTGCGTCATTTtccatatattatttttatgaccaTGCTCTGGAACTCCAGCAATGAAGTGCAATGTTCCAATGGGGCATCACCCTAAGGTCAAGAACTGTCATGTGTCATATAGTCTGTGTAAAGTCATTCATTCAAATCATTCAttcaatttcatttcattttcattcattcattctgTAAACCGAAACGATTCCGCTGCCGAgtactaaaaatattaatttatgtacttCGTTGCTAACTAAAtagtaatatttatatgaCCGTAGATAGATGTTCATGTATTTAattcatatattttaaaataataaaagaaacaTGGAAGGAGATAGTACCAACAACTCAAAATCTTATTCTGGAATCCCAGAAGCAACATTTGTGGTaagtttttgttatatttaactGTATATGTGATAAATTTCCTTACAAATCTATATTCTTTTATTACTCATTCTATATTCAATTTCATAATTCATCTGATATTAAACCACAATCTATCGAAATTTTAAGGTTAGGTTTGCTTTGTATAGGTAGATTGCACCTGAGCTATAAATACTCTCTTATAAAGTATTGAAataaagttactttcaactgtaTCACTTATATAGTTTATGATAGCTGAAAGTTTAATATTGTGTACTTATTTACTCCTGTTTAGCCTATTTACTCTGTTAATATgatgttttttcttttcaaaTAGGACAATGTTGATGAATTCATGAATAAGCCCGAAAATGCTGGTGAGGTGGACAAGGTACTCAGGAAACTGGACGAACAACATGGAAAGTACAAGTTCATGGAGTACACACTGGGTACCAAGAGGAGACGACTCCGTCAGCAAATACCAGATCTGGCTCGCTCTTTGgaaataattgaaaaactGAAAGCGCAAAAGCAAGATACCGAAACTCAATTTCTGCTTAGTGATCAAGTATTTATGAAGGTATGTAATCACTGGGTTTTTATCTGATTTCTCTATTTCTTAAtgagataggtactttttttaggacaattttattatgaattttgcTGAAATATTAGTACCTAACTGTTTAaaccgtgtcggcaaacggcgtgtcggtcgccccccaacccgttggtctgatgatctgcggaaggtagcgggaagccgctggatgcagatggcgggtgaccgtttggggtggcgatcgttaggagaggcctatgtccaacagtggactacagaaggctgagagagagagagagaactgtttaaataaagttgaaatgtaatatatttttttctcctGTTTTCCAGGCAAATGTTCCTCCAACCAAGACAGTATTCTTGTGGCTGGGAGCCAATGTTATGTTAGAATACTCATTGGAAGATGCTGAAAAGCTTCTCAGTACCAACATGGCCACTGCAACGAAAAACCTAAATTGTGTTGATCATGATTTAGATTTCTTAAGGTAATTATATTGTTGGTTTTACTGGTGAT
This genomic window contains:
- the LOC105386968 gene encoding prefoldin subunit 3, whose amino-acid sequence is MEGDSTNNSKSYSGIPEATFVDNVDEFMNKPENAGEVDKVLRKLDEQHGKYKFMEYTLGTKRRRLRQQIPDLARSLEIIEKLKAQKQDTETQFLLSDQVFMKANVPPTKTVFLWLGANVMLEYSLEDAEKLLSTNMATATKNLNCVDHDLDFLRDQCTTTEVNMARVYNWDIKRRQAKAPQIAS
- the LOC105386967 gene encoding guanine nucleotide-binding protein subunit gamma-1 encodes the protein MDMMVSTLQQQRAVTEQLRREAAIKRIPVSSAVADIVKFITDHEQEDCLLVGFSSQKVNPFREKSSCTVL